Proteins encoded within one genomic window of Eleutherodactylus coqui strain aEleCoq1 chromosome 1, aEleCoq1.hap1, whole genome shotgun sequence:
- the MED18 gene encoding mediator of RNA polymerase II transcription subunit 18, translated as MEAPPVTTMPVSGGTINMMEYLLQGSILDQGLESLLHRLRGLCDNMEPETFADHESVYLLKGQQASPFVLRARRPLDRPGAPWHLRYLGQPEAGDRSRHTLVRNCVDIATSEVLPEFLQEMGFRMDHEFVAKGHLFRKGAMKIAVYKVFRVLVAGTADGAEPLSLSYLVELSVVAPAGQDSVADEVRSFAEQLRPLVQLEKIDPKRLM; from the exons ATGGAGGCTCCCCCAGTGACCACCATGCCTGTATCGGGAGGGACCATTAACATGATGGAGTATCTGCTACAAG GCAGTATACTTGACCAAGGACTGGAGAGCCTCCTTCATCGCTTACGTGGATTATGTGACAACATGGAACCGGAGACGTTTGCTGATCATGAAAGTGTATATTTGCTAAAAGGTCAGCAGGCTAGCCCTTTTGTACTTCGTGCCCGTAGACCACTTGACCGGCCAGGAGCACCATGGCACCTTCGTTATCTTGGCCAGCCAGAGGCAGGAGACAGAAGCCGGCACACATTAGTTAGGAACTGTGTTGATATTGCTACTTCAGAAGTCTTACCTGAATTTCTACAAGAGATGGGCTTTCGAATGGACCATGAATTTGTAGCAAAAGGACACTTATTCCGCAAAGGAGCTATGAAAATTGCAGTCTACAAGGTGTTTCGTGTTTTGGTGGCAGGGACAGCGGATGGTGCTGAGCCACTGTCCCTTTCGTATTTGGTAGAGCTCAGTGTAGTGGCCCCCGCCGGCCAGGACAGCGTAGCTGACGAGGTCAGAAGTTTCGCTGAACAGCTCAGACCACTGGTGCAGCTCGAGAAAATAGACCCAAAACGTCTAATGTGA
- the SESN2 gene encoding sestrin-2 isoform X2 — protein sequence MALHPEYLRVFWKTQHQLLRMDGALSLPERHYVAIMASARHHCVYLVSLHTACFLQVGGDPRWLEGLSYAPLKLRRLNDVNKYLAHRPWLITKEHIKSLLKSPGGHAWSLAELIHALVLLTHFHALSSFILGCGIYPPEGKDFIRRPSSPDVRISERCSTPQEAERVLAQMKELDEEEQEEPSEEEMETRFEEEKRECVMVTSNGDPVHSVSASVLCFLEDPDFGYIDFSRRGEQTPPTFHAHDYTWEDHGYSLLHRLYPEVGQLLDDKFQVAYNLTYHTIASHSEVDTFKLRRAIWNYIQCIYGIRYDDYDYGEVNRLLERSLKVYMKTVTCHPERVTRQLYNDFWRQFKHSEKVHLNLLLFEARLQAALLYGLRAITRYMT from the exons GCATCTGCCCGGCACCACTGTGTGTACTTGGTGTCACTCCATACTGCTTGCTTCCTTCAAGTTGGTGGGGATCCTCGTTGGCTGGAGGGGCTGAGTTATGCTCCTCTTAAACTGCGCAGACTAAACGATGTGAATAAATATCTCGCTCACAGGCCATGGCTGATTACCAAAGAACACATTAAG AGTCTCTTAAAATCTCCAGGTGGCCATGCCTGGTCTCTGGCCGAGTTGATCCATGCGCTTGTCCTGCTCACCCACTTCCATGCGCTTTCCTCTTTTATTCTGGGTTGTGGCATCTATCCTCCAGAGGGAAAAGACTTCATTCGGCGCCCCTCATCCCCCGATGTCCGAATCagcgag AGATGTAGCACTCCACAAGAAGCAGAACGTGTTTTGGCTCAGATGAAGgaactggatgaggaggaacaagaAGAGCCAAGTGAAGAAGAGATGGAGACCAGATTTGAAGAAGAGAAAAGAGAATGTGTGATGGTGACTTCTAATG GTGATCCAGTTCACTCCGTCTCAGCAAGTGTTCTCTGCTTCCTGGAGGATCCAGATTTTGGCTACATTGACTTCTCTCGAAGGGGCGAGCAGACTCCTCCTACGTTCCATGCTCAT gactaCACCTGGGAAGACCATGGATACTCTCTACTGCACAGATTGTATCCAGAGGTCGGTCAGCTGCTGGATGATAAGTTCCAAGTAGCCTATAACTTGACATATCATACCATTGCTTCACATTCAGAAGTAGACACTTTCAAATTGCGCAGAGCTATCTGGAACTATATCCAATGCATTTATGGCATAAG GTATGATGATTATGACTATGGTGAGGTGAATCGGCTGCTGGAGAGGAGCTTGAAGGTTTACATGAAAACTGTAACTTGCCACCCAGAAAGAGTGACACGTCAGCTGTATAATGACTTTTGGAGGCAATTTAAGCACTCAGAAAAG GTCCACTTGAACTTGCTGCTATTTGAAGCCAGACTACAAGCTGCTTTGCTATATGGCCTTAGAGCAATAACCCGCTACATGACATGA